In Anas acuta chromosome 5, bAnaAcu1.1, whole genome shotgun sequence, a single window of DNA contains:
- the RAG1 gene encoding V(D)J recombination-activating protein 1, with translation MSIASQMDLPEEIQHPYTKFSEWKFKLFKVRPSEKTSSDNSQCINKDQAEEVASTDKDIMLHKDEGVPRGEKILTQTDLMGNRQALGKDANDMKIQDNTEHQNNLKQLCRICGVSFKSDCNKRSHPVHGPVDDETLCLLRKKEKKATSWPDLIAKVFKIDVRGDVDTIHPTRFCHNCWSIIHRKFSNTPCEVYFPRNSTMEWQPHSANCDVCHGTSRGVKRKSQLPSVQHGKRVKTIAERARVNRGVKNQAQMNNKNVMKEITNCKNTHLSTKLLAVDYPVDFIKSISCQICEHILADPVETTCRHLFCRTCILKCIKVMGSYCPSCWYPCFPTDLVTPVRSFLNILDSLSIRCPVKECDEEILHGKYGQHLSSHKEMKDRELYSHINKGGRPRQHLLSLTRRAQKHRLRELKRQVKAFAEKEEGGDIKAVCMTLFLLALRAKNEHKQADELEAIMQGRGSGLHPAVCLAIRVNTFLSCSQYHKMYRTVKAVSGRQIFQPLHALRTAEKALLPGYHPFEWKPPLKSVSANTEVGIIDGLSGLPLSIDDYPVDTIAKRFRYDTALVSALKDMEEEILEGMKAKNLDDYLNGPFTVVVKESCDGMGDVSEKHGNGPAVPEKAVRFSFTVMNISIAHGNERVRIFEEVKPNSELCCKPLCLMLADESDHETLTAILSPLIAEREAMKDSELLLEMGGILRTFKFIFRGTGYDEKLVREVEGLEASGSTYICTLCDATRLEASQNLVFHSITRSHAENLERYEIWRSNPYHESIDELRDRVKGVSAKPFIETVPSIDALHCDIGNATEFYRIFQMEIGEVYKNPDVSKEERKRWQLTLDKHLRKKMNLKPMMRMSGNFARKLMSKETVEAVCELIKCEERHEALKELMDLYLKMKPVWRSSCPAKECPELLCQYSYNSQRFAELLSTKFKYRYEGKITNYFHKTLAHVPEIIERDGSIGAWASEGNESGNKLFRRFRKMNARQSKFYEMEDVLKHHWLYTSKYLQKFMNAHKTLRSQGFTIDPEDSLGDSLPLEVSLESNDSEEL, from the coding sequence ATGTCGATAGCATCTCAAATGGACCTGCCTGAAGAGATTCAGCATCCTTATACAAAATTTTCTGAATGGAAATTCAAGCTGTTTAAAGTGAGACCATCTGAAAAAACATCTTCTGATAACAGCCAGTGCATAAACAAGGATCAGGCAGAAGAGGTAGCTTCTACAGACAAAGACATCATGCTGCATAAAGATGAAGGAGTtccaagaggagaaaaaattcTGACACAGACGGACTTAATGGGCAATAGGCAGGCACTTGGGAAAGATGCCAATGACATGAAAATACAAGACAACACAGAGCATCAGAACAACCTGAAGCAACTTTGCCGCATCTGTGGAGTTTCATTTAAGAGTGACTGTAACAAGAGAAGTCATCCAGTACATGGGCCAGTGGATGATGAAACTCTGTGtcttctgagaaagaaagagaaaaaagcaaccTCTTGGCCAGATCTTATCGCTAAGGTTTTTAAGATTGATGTGAGAGGGGATGTTGACACTATCCATCCCACTCGATTTTGTCACAACTGCTGGAGTATTATCCACAGGAAATTCAGTAACACTCCATGTGAAGTGTATTTTCCTAGGAACAGCACGATGGAGTGGCAACCCCACTCTGCAAACTGTGATGTGTGCCACGGTACCAGCCGAGGagtcaaaagaaaaagccagCTACCCAGTGTACAACACGGCAAACGTGTGAAGACCATTGCAGAACGTGCTCGAGTTAACAGAGGCGTAAAGAACCAAGCACAGATgaataacaaaaatgtaatgaaagagATCACCAACTGCAAGAATACACATCTCAGCACCAAGCTGCTTGCGGTTGATTATCCAGTAGATTTCATTAAATCCATCTCTTGCCAGATCTGTGAACATATTTTGGCAGATCCAGTGGAAACAACATGTAGACACTTGTTTTGCAGAACTTGCATCCTTAAATGCATCAAAGTTATGGGCAGCTATTGCCCTTCCTGCTGGTATCCTTGCTTCCCTACTGATCTGGTTACCCCAGTGAGATCATTCTTGAACATCCTTGATAGCCTGAGCATAAGATGCCCTGTAAAGGAATGTGATGAAGAGattttgcatggaaaatatGGCCAACACCTCTCCAGCCACAAGGAGATGAAAGATAGAGAGCTCTATAGCCACATAAATAAAGGTGGCCGACCAAGGCAGCATCTTCTGTCTTTGACCAGGAGAGCTCAGAAACATCGTCTGAGAGAACTGAAACGTCAAGTCAAGGCTTTTGCTGAGAAAGAAGAGGGTGGTGATATAAAGGCCGTATGCATGACTTTGTTCCTGTTAGCTTTAAGAgcaaaaaatgaacacaaacaaGCAGATGAATTGGAGGCTATAATGCAAGGGAGGGGATCTGGACTCCACCCTGCTGTCTGCCTGGCAATCCGAGTCAACACGTTCCTCAGCTGTAGCCAATATCACAAAATGTATAGAACTGTAAAAGCTGTCAGTGGGAGGCAGATTTTCCAGCCACTGCATGCTCTTCGCACTGCTGAGAAAGCTCTCTTACCAGGTTATCATCCATTCGAGTGGAAACCTCCCTTGAAAAGCGTCTCCGCTAACACAGAAGTGGGAATTATAGATGGACTATCAGGATTGCCACTCTCAATTGATGACTACCCGGTAGACACAATTGCAAAGAGATTTCGATATGATACAGCCTTGGTTTCTGCCTTAAAGGACATGGAAGAAGAGATCTTGGAGGGCATGAAAGCAAAAAACCTGGATGACTATTTGAACGGTCCCTTCACTGTGGTAGTAAAAGAGTCCTGTGATGGAATGGGAGATGTCAGCGAGAAGCACGGAAATGGGCCTGCTGTCCCAGAGAAGGCCGTTCgcttttcttttacagttaTGAACATTTCTATAGCCCATGGGAATGAAAGGGTAAGGATCTTTGAAGAAGTAAAGCCCAATTCAGAGTTATGTTGCAAGCCCTTGTGCCTTATGCTGGCCGACGAATCGGATCATGAAACTCTGACGGCGATCCTCAGCCCTCTCATAGCAGAAAGAGAGGCTATGAAGGACAGCGAACTGCTACTCGAAATGGGAGGCATCCTGAGAACATTCAAATTCATCTTTCGGGGTACAGGATACGATGAGAAACTTGTACGGGAAGTGGAAGGGCTGGAGGCCTCAGGTTCCACCTACATCTGTACCCTCTGTGACGCGACCCGCCTGGAGGCATCCCAGAATTTGGTCTTCCACTCCATCACCAGGAGCCACGCTGAAAATCTGGAGAGGTATGAAATATGGAGGTCCAACCCTTATCACGAATCTATTGATGAGCTCCGTGACAGAGTGAAGGGTGTTTCAGCCAAGCCTTTTATTGAGACTGTGCCCTCCATAGACGCGTTGCACTGTGACATTGGCAATGCAACGGAGTTCTACAGGATTTTCCAGATGGAGATCGGTGAAGTCTACAAGAATCCCGATGTATctaaagaggagaggaagagatggCAGTTGACTCTTGACAAACACCTCAGGAAGAAGATGAACTTAAAACCGATGATGAGGATGAGTGGAAACTTTGCGAGAAAGCTCATGTCCAAAGAGACAGTAGAGGCAGTATGTGAATTAATAAAGTGTGAGGAAAGGCATGAAGCCCTGAAGGAACTAATGGACCTTTATCTGAAAATGAAACCAGTGTGGCGATCTTCATGCCCTGCCAAGGAGTGCCCGGAATTGCTGTGCCAGTACAGCTACAATTCACAGCGTTTTGCTGAGCTCCTGTCTACAAAGTTCAAGTACCGATATGAAGGCAAGATCACAAATTATTTCCACAAAACCCTTGCTCATGTTCCTGAAATCATTGAAAGAGATGGGTCCATTGGTGCCTGGGCAAGTGAAGGAAACGAGTCTGGAAACAAACTGTTTAGGAGGTTCCGGAAAATGAATGCCAGGCAGTCCAAATTCTATGAAATGGAGGACGTCTTGAAGCATCACTGGCTGTATACATCTAAGTACCTCCAGAAGTTCATGAATGCTCATAAAACATTAAGAAGCCAGGGCTTCACCATCGATCCAGAAGATAGTTTAGGTGATTCCTTGCCGCTGGAGGTCTCTTTGGAAAGCAATGATTCAGAGGAACTCTAA